One window from the genome of Natronomonas pharaonis DSM 2160 encodes:
- a CDS encoding 5,10-methylenetetrahydromethanopterin reductase, giving the protein MIGIELTPEHPVSRIAELGEQAEAEGFDTVFASCHYNNRDPFVALDRIARRTDTVRLGPGVANPYETHPVTLASRVATLDEASDGRAVLGVGAGDASTLENLGFERERPLRRVLETFKVAQDLYAGERVDHDGTFRAADAGLNYADTVGEVPAYVGAQGPHMIRMAAKHADGVLLNGSHPRDFEWAADQVDAGLEDRPDERGSFDFAAYASVSVADDAEAARAAARPPVAFIAAGAAPPVLDRHDIDHAVAEQIGDHISAGAFDEAFDAVTPAMLEAFCIAGTPETVGEQIDDVLEYADSFVAGSPLGPDLDAAVRLAGSALQSRIDRA; this is encoded by the coding sequence ATGATTGGCATCGAACTCACCCCCGAACACCCCGTCAGTCGCATCGCCGAACTGGGCGAACAGGCCGAAGCCGAGGGCTTCGACACCGTGTTCGCCTCCTGTCACTACAACAACCGCGACCCGTTTGTCGCCTTGGACCGCATCGCCCGCCGAACCGACACGGTTCGGCTCGGCCCCGGCGTCGCCAACCCTTACGAGACCCATCCCGTCACACTCGCCTCGCGGGTGGCGACGCTCGATGAGGCCTCCGACGGTCGGGCTGTCCTCGGTGTCGGTGCCGGCGACGCTTCGACGCTGGAGAACCTCGGCTTCGAGCGCGAGCGGCCGCTACGGCGCGTGCTGGAGACGTTCAAGGTCGCTCAGGACCTCTATGCCGGCGAGCGCGTCGACCACGACGGCACGTTCCGAGCGGCCGACGCCGGCCTCAACTACGCCGATACCGTCGGCGAGGTGCCGGCCTACGTCGGCGCACAGGGTCCGCACATGATTCGCATGGCGGCCAAACACGCCGACGGCGTCCTGCTAAACGGTTCGCACCCGCGTGATTTCGAGTGGGCCGCAGACCAGGTCGACGCCGGCCTCGAGGACCGCCCGGACGAGCGCGGTTCCTTCGACTTCGCCGCCTACGCGTCCGTCTCCGTCGCCGACGACGCCGAGGCTGCCCGGGCCGCCGCTCGGCCACCGGTCGCGTTTATTGCCGCCGGCGCGGCTCCGCCGGTGCTTGACCGACACGATATCGACCACGCGGTGGCAGAGCAAATTGGAGACCACATCTCCGCCGGCGCGTTCGACGAGGCGTTCGACGCCGTGACGCCCGCGATGCTGGAGGCGTTCTGCATTGCTGGGACGCCGGAAACGGTCGGAGAACAAATCGATGACGTATTGGAATACGCTGATAGCTTCGTTGCCGGGTCGCCGCTTGGCCCGGACCTCGATGCCGCCGTCAGGCTGGCTGGTTCGGCTCTTCAGAGCCGGATAGACCGCGCTTGA